The Ruegeria sp. SCSIO 43209 genomic interval GTCCACATCCATCGACAAGGCCAAAGCTTCCCCCGCGACCGAACCACGCCCGGTCACCACGTTGAAGGCGCCATCCGGAACTCCGGCTTCGGCAGCCAGTTCAGCGATTTTCAACAGGCTGAGCGATGCGCTTTCTGCCGGTTTCAAGACGATGGAGTTGCCCGCTGCAAGGGCAGGGGCGATTTTCCAGCTGCCGATCATCAGCGGGAAGTTCCAGGGCACAATCGCCCCGACAACACCGACAGGCGCATGATGCACGAGGCCCAGAACGTCATGGCTGGTCGGGGCAACCTGACCGTAAACCTTGTCGATGGCTTCGGCATAATACCGGAAGGTGGCGGCAGCCGAGAACGCTTCGGCCTTGTACGCCATGTTAATCTCTGTGCCATTGTCACGCACACCCAGTACCGCGATTTCAAGCGCGCGGGATTCGATTAGATCCGCCAGTTTCAGCAGAACCTTCTTGCGTCCTGCTGGAGCCATGCGCGACCACCGGCCATCCTCAAACGCTGCCCGCGCGGCATGTACCGCTGCATTAATATCCGCCGGGTTGCCCTCGGCGATTTGAGCGAGAGGCTGGCCGTCGATGGGCGACAGCACCTCATGCAGGGCGCCAGTTTCACCGGCACGGAAATCGCCATTGATAAAGTGTCCGCGTGGGGCAATCTCCTGCACGCGCAAGGCATCGATGGAAGACTGATCCATGAAAGCTATCCTTGTTGGTTCGGGTGGTCGGAATCCACGGCTGGGACATGGGGTTCGGGGCGCAGCTTGTTTTTGAACTCGTAGTACAGTGTGCGGAAATGCAGGATCAGGATCAGCACGATCAGGCAGAACAGGATGGCTGCGATGGGCCGGTCGATGAAGTCCAGTGGCGTCTTGACCCGTGCCATTGCGCTGCGAAGCTTGGTTTCCATGATTCCGCCCAATACCATGCCCAGGATGATCGGGACGATCGGCAGATCAAGCCGTTTGAGGATTAGGCCAAAGACACCAAACCCAGCAGCGATCGCGCAGTCGGTGATCGAGTTGCGTAAACTATAAACCCCGACAAAGGCTAAGATCAGGATCATCACACCCAGGAAGCGTGTGGGAATCTGAATGATCTTTAACAACAGGTTTGTCGAAAACAGCAGAAAGACCAGAACGATCACATTCAGCAGGATCAGCGCCATATATAGGGCCATGACGAAATCCATCTGGTTCTCAAACAGTTGCGGGCCGGGGATCACGTTGTGAACATAGAAGACCGACAGCATCATCGCCGTAAGCGCTTCGCCGGGTATACCGAGGGCGAGTAGGGGGATCATCGCTGCCCCCGGCACGGCGTTGTTCGCGGCTTCGGATGCCACCAACCCTTCGGGCGAGCCATCGCCGAATTTGTCGGGATTTTTCGAGCTTTTCTGAGCATAGGTGTAGGACAGAAACTGCGAAGTGAACTCACCCGTTCCCGGCACCATGCCCATGAATACCCCGATGCTTGAAGAAACGGTAGCGATCCGTTTCAGGCCCAACAGTTCCTTCAAACCTGCAAAGATATTCCCGCTGACATGGGTGTTCT includes:
- a CDS encoding tripartite tricarboxylate transporter permease; protein product: MDTLLSGVSILLQWQVIVALFIGSIGGVIIGALPGVGAAVAIAILLPATFAFEPIVGLTLLLGIYGSSMYGGAIPAILINTPGTAVNALTTYDGYPMTKRGQGHRALSLAYSASFFGGVFAIICLMVLSPVLAMIAPHFGSREIFLAALLGIVLVVLAHRGQIFAAGMLAAFGVFLNTVGLEPVKYTRRYTFDQSWLASGVDLIVVVLGLFALSQAFLLLLEKNHAPENTHVSGNIFAGLKELLGLKRIATVSSSIGVFMGMVPGTGEFTSQFLSYTYAQKSSKNPDKFGDGSPEGLVASEAANNAVPGAAMIPLLALGIPGEALTAMMLSVFYVHNVIPGPQLFENQMDFVMALYMALILLNVIVLVFLLFSTNLLLKIIQIPTRFLGVMILILAFVGVYSLRNSITDCAIAAGFGVFGLILKRLDLPIVPIILGMVLGGIMETKLRSAMARVKTPLDFIDRPIAAILFCLIVLILILHFRTLYYEFKNKLRPEPHVPAVDSDHPNQQG